The DNA window CTACCGGTATTTCGATTGGAAAGTCAGAATAAAGTGAAACTTCTGATCCCGGATTACATGTAATGCAGGCAGTACAAATGCCATTTGCCTGAGCTTCCTTGAGGCCACCCAAAACATAAGGCGTTTTCCCTGAAGCCGCGATTCCAATCAAAACATCAAGGCTGGAGATTTTATATACTGAAAGGTCTTTCCAGGCCTGAGAGGTGTCGTCTTCCGCAAATTCTACCGCTTTTCGAATCGCAGAATCTCCACCGGCAATCAGACCTATTACCATATCATCGCTTACTCCAAAGGTTGGTGGGCATTCGGAAGCGTCGAGAATTCCCAGTCTTCCGCTTGTTCCTGCACCGATATAAAACAGCCTTCCACCGGATTTCATTTTTGGGATAAGAACCTTTAAAAGTGATTCAATTTCCGGTAAAATCTTTTCAACCTCATGGGCAACCTTTTTATCTTCCGTATTGATCATTGAGATAATCTCAAGAGGAGATTTATTTTCAAGGTCATCGTAATAAGAATCTTTTTCTGTAAGGCTCATAGTAAAAAAATTAGGGCTAAAAATATATTTTTAGTCCCATTGCTAATTTCTGTATTAATCAGCGAAAGGCATAAAATCAATTAAAATTAATTTTTAAGGCTAAAAGATTGATGCAATTGCAATAAGTCCTTCAATATGCTTTTGTTTCCGGAATTATCAATAACATAATCAGTGTATTTCTCCATATCTTCTTCGCTCATCTGTTTATCAATTATGGAACGAACGGTTTCCTTACTTCTCTGGGGATCCCTTTCCAGTACTCTCTGAATTCTGAGTGTTTCGGGAGCTTTTACAAGGATAATTTTATCCAATTGTTTGTATGAACCCGAATCAATCAGTAAGGCGGCCTCTTTAATTATATAATTTCCCGATTGTTTTTTAATCCAGGTTTCAAAATCGAGACCTACCCGAGGATGAACAAGCCCGTTGATCAATTTCGTCTTTTCGGGATTGGAAAATACCACAGATCCCAAATAAACACGATTTAATTCTCCATCGAAAGAATAGGATTGCTCTCCAAAATTTTCAATTATCTGAGATTTTAAGACAGAATCATTGCACATTAGCCATTTAGCTCTGGAATCTGCATCGTAAATACCTGTTCCCAATGTGGCAAATACCCTGGAGATGGTCGATTTGCCCGAACCTATTCCACCGGTGATCCCAATTTTTAGCATTATTGAAGGGATATTATTACAGAATCCTGTGAAAGCACCGTTTCCTCCAACAGTTCCGGAATATTTTTTAACTCCAGCTTAATGCTTGAATCCCGGCTGTTCAATTTATTGTAATCTGCTATCACTATGAAGCTATCTAACATAATGGCCTCAAAATTTTGCTCGCTTACCTTGAAACGAAAGTCAATGCTTTCCGGAATAATTTTATAGTCACCCTTCGGAAAATTTATCCCTTCAATAGAAATAATCATTTGCTTATCGATGATTCTCTCCACCTTGAAATAAACATTCACCGTTTCCCTGGTCAAACTCACAAGAGGGTTTGAAATAAAATCAAGTTCTATTTGCTCATCAAAATCTTCAGCAATTTCCCGATCGGGAAGACTAATTTTAAAATTATCTCTTAAGTTTTCTAAAATTGATTTAGGTCCGGTCAGACTAACCGAATCGGGAACAATTATTATACTGTCTTTTAATCTGTGGCCCTCCGCAAATTTCAAACTCGACTCGTCAACACTCAAGGAAAGCTTTTTTTCTATTTTTCTGTCAAAATCTAGATATAGAGAATCATTTATAAACTTATTGAGTTTTACCTGTCCAAGTTTTTCGGAAATTGAATTTCTGTAATTATTGAGGCTCAAGGAATTATTTTCGTAGTTATCCGGGATTAGGGTCATAGGTTCCAAACCAAATCCAAATGACCAGGTCAACAAATCCCAACCAAAGCCGCTTACTTCAATTTTAGTAGAATTAGGCAAATCGTTTACAGGAATGAAATTTTCATCATCGTAAACAATATTTAAGGGAAAATTAATTACTGTAGTATAGGATTTATTTAGTGAATTAAAGACCCAAAAAACCGTAGCCGTAAAAAAACAGAGAGCAAAAATGCGCCATACGCTTTTGCTCTCTTTTTTAAATGGCTTTAAAAACCAATCTCCAAAGTCCTTAAACCTAGTGGACTCCGCCATTATTTTCCTTCAGTGATTCTTTTACTTGCATCCAATGAAAGGGCTGTTTTATCCACTTTTAATTTAGTATTGGTCCCAACATCAAGAATTACTTCATGATCAAGAACTTCAAATACTTTACCATGGATGCCTCCCACGGTTACAACGCTTGATCCTTTGCGAATTTCCTCCTGAAATTTTTTAGCGTCTTTTTGCTTTTTTTGCTGTGGTCTGATCATAAAAAAATAAAAGACCAATATTATTCCGCCAAAAAACAGGAATTGTATTAATCCGGAGTTTCCTCCTCCGGAACTTTGCAAAAATATAAATAGGTTTTGTGACATTATGATGGCTGTTCAGCGCTTGGTTTTGGTGATTTAACCATACCCTTGATCAAAACTTCGGTTTGACTTGGTTGAGTATTGGCCGTAACTGTTACTACTTTATTTTGAACTCCTGATTTCCCTTTTGAATCAAAACGCACTTTTATTTTTCCTTCAGCTCCCGGTTCAATGGGATCTTTAGGCCAATCGGGGACAGTACATCCGCATGAGGCTTTGGCATTAGAAATAATAAGGGGTGCCTCGCCTGTATTGGTAAAAGCAAAAACATGCTCTACAACTTCACCGGATTCGATTTCTCCGAAATTGAATTCTTTTTCATTAAAGGTAATTACTGCTACTTCCACTTCAGATGGATCCACATTTTCATCTGCAGTTTCAGGGACAGCAATCAATCTGTTGGCTGAAATTGAACCATCAGTATTTTGTGTATCATCACAGGCATAAAAAAACAATGCCAGTGCAGAAAACAATATTGCACTTAACTTTCT is part of the Hyphobacterium sp. CCMP332 genome and encodes:
- the murQ gene encoding N-acetylmuramic acid 6-phosphate etherase, translating into MSLTEKDSYYDDLENKSPLEIISMINTEDKKVAHEVEKILPEIESLLKVLIPKMKSGGRLFYIGAGTSGRLGILDASECPPTFGVSDDMVIGLIAGGDSAIRKAVEFAEDDTSQAWKDLSVYKISSLDVLIGIAASGKTPYVLGGLKEAQANGICTACITCNPGSEVSLYSDFPIEIPVGPEVVTGSTRMKSGTAQKMVLNMISTGAMIGLGRIKGNKMIDMQLANNKLLERGKKMIMNALNVQETEAEKLLAESGSVRRVLEKYNA
- a CDS encoding DUF1573 domain-containing protein, with protein sequence MRKLSAILFSALALFFYACDDTQNTDGSISANRLIAVPETADENVDPSEVEVAVITFNEKEFNFGEIESGEVVEHVFAFTNTGEAPLIISNAKASCGCTVPDWPKDPIEPGAEGKIKVRFDSKGKSGVQNKVVTVTANTQPSQTEVLIKGMVKSPKPSAEQPS
- a CDS encoding dephospho-CoA kinase, whose protein sequence is MLKIGITGGIGSGKSTISRVFATLGTGIYDADSRAKWLMCNDSVLKSQIIENFGEQSYSFDGELNRVYLGSVVFSNPEKTKLINGLVHPRVGLDFETWIKKQSGNYIIKEAALLIDSGSYKQLDKIILVKAPETLRIQRVLERDPQRSKETVRSIIDKQMSEEDMEKYTDYVIDNSGNKSILKDLLQLHQSFSLKN
- the yajC gene encoding preprotein translocase subunit YajC; translation: MSQNLFIFLQSSGGGNSGLIQFLFFGGIILVFYFFMIRPQQKKQKDAKKFQEEIRKGSSVVTVGGIHGKVFEVLDHEVILDVGTNTKLKVDKTALSLDASKRITEGK